From one Treponema denticola genomic stretch:
- a CDS encoding septal ring lytic transglycosylase RlpA family protein translates to MKKAILMLILSLSFMHFLAAQGEIISEETYASYYGEAFNGRPTANGEIFDMNAYTAAHKTLPFGTLVEVTNLENGRKVIVRINDRGPFVGNREIDVSKAAAIALDMLSGGVVRVRLRRIDPNNMSSFTSTETSEKSFNQEKAPIKTEETSSRAKDLVKTKEQNFQASTDSAKNQNLVYVPAKASETEGVLWRIQLGSFKREENALRLVIKLRKIGFEPAYEKTENTTRVVLYGIRPHELEKVKRVLELNSFNDYVLRQESW, encoded by the coding sequence ATGAAAAAAGCAATCCTTATGTTAATTTTGTCCTTATCCTTTATGCACTTTTTAGCTGCACAGGGAGAAATTATAAGCGAGGAAACTTATGCTTCGTACTACGGGGAAGCCTTTAACGGAAGGCCGACCGCAAACGGAGAAATATTCGATATGAATGCTTACACTGCGGCTCATAAAACTCTTCCGTTCGGAACTCTTGTTGAAGTTACCAATTTAGAAAACGGAAGAAAGGTCATTGTAAGAATCAACGATAGAGGCCCCTTTGTAGGTAACCGCGAAATAGATGTTTCGAAGGCTGCTGCAATCGCCTTGGATATGCTGTCCGGCGGTGTTGTAAGGGTAAGGCTAAGAAGGATAGATCCTAACAATATGAGTTCCTTTACGAGTACCGAAACTTCAGAAAAGTCTTTCAATCAGGAAAAGGCTCCCATAAAAACGGAAGAAACAAGCAGTAGAGCAAAGGACTTGGTAAAAACAAAAGAGCAGAATTTTCAAGCTTCAACCGACAGCGCAAAAAATCAAAATCTTGTTTATGTGCCGGCTAAAGCCTCGGAAACAGAAGGCGTTTTATGGAGAATTCAGCTGGGCTCATTTAAGCGGGAAGAAAATGCCCTAAGGCTTGTTATAAAACTAAGAAAGATAGGCTTTGAACCTGCCTACGAAAAAACCGAAAACACGACAAGAGTTGTTCTGTACGGTATTAGGCCTCATGAACTTGAAAAAGTAAAAAGAGTGCTTGAGTTAAACTCTTTTAACGATTATGTCTTACGCCAAGAAAGTTGGTAA
- a CDS encoding outer membrane lipoprotein-sorting protein, whose product MKRIKHLIAFALFAAAAVSFAFAQELTGREIMQKASNREKAVTDSFKMRMTLINSSGKKRVREVTAYSKDYGNEEKTVMVFLLPADIKGTGYLAYSYDDSSKSDDRWLYIPALKKAKRISGSSNQDDFMGTEFTYDDMGDRKVDDYKHSLLGEEKIDSKDCWKIESVPVKKSMYSKYVSWIDKESLLNIKVEFYDEQGSILKVLTVSGIEKKDGFWTANKMEMNNLQKKRSTIIEILKHEFNKEIPDSYFRVNSLEEGKIR is encoded by the coding sequence ATGAAAAGGATAAAACATTTGATTGCTTTTGCCCTATTTGCGGCAGCAGCAGTGAGCTTTGCATTTGCACAGGAATTAACGGGAAGAGAAATAATGCAAAAAGCAAGTAACAGGGAAAAGGCCGTAACCGATTCTTTTAAAATGAGGATGACCCTTATAAACTCAAGCGGAAAAAAAAGAGTTCGGGAAGTTACAGCTTATTCAAAAGATTACGGAAATGAAGAAAAAACCGTCATGGTGTTTTTACTTCCTGCAGATATAAAGGGCACAGGTTATCTTGCATACTCTTATGATGACAGTTCAAAAAGCGATGACCGCTGGCTTTATATTCCTGCATTAAAAAAAGCTAAACGCATAAGCGGTTCATCAAACCAAGATGACTTTATGGGAACGGAATTTACATACGACGACATGGGAGACCGCAAAGTGGACGATTATAAACACAGTCTTTTAGGCGAAGAAAAAATCGATTCCAAGGACTGCTGGAAAATAGAATCCGTTCCTGTAAAAAAATCCATGTACTCAAAATATGTTTCATGGATAGACAAGGAATCTCTTTTAAACATAAAGGTAGAATTTTATGATGAGCAAGGTTCTATTTTAAAGGTGCTTACCGTCAGCGGTATCGAAAAAAAAGACGGTTTTTGGACTGCAAACAAAATGGAAATGAACAACTTGCAAAAAAAACGAAGTACAATAATTGAAATTTTAAAACATGAATTTAACAAAGAGATACCCGATTCTTATTTTAGAGTCAATTCGCTTGAGGAAGGGAAGATTAGGTAG
- a CDS encoding FlgD immunoglobulin-like domain containing protein — protein MILFKFGLKAKVFFVLCFFMIGSAVFAYDPMPGGEEKPALQSPSVAGGQTSVTGGPFGDTVPGSLAVNPALGGAEQRPILDVSYFLLAGLSKEKGVGHAANAGVLYPFRWGNLAGSLHFLNSEFDSLKLGTMGGLRFSYSKDLTDKLLVGAGAYADFGKDWGLGLDIGALYMFGDLGFLKNSKLGVSITGLGKTYNPKSTGIKGGASSGSPAILTPRVGFASTLVDIDGFQLGMHADLSAPFFQNLIFNTGLHMLMADMISFKTGFVINTVEAIYKKQTFIPSLNIGVNIKIKSKGSNDSFLKKNGWEENEIRPEFAAKPFHNGIWALGGGVNIHFGVKDNEGPKIQAEMPENGTLYFSPNNDGENDAMEIPLKITDKRYITAWSCEIKDEKGNTVRTISNKTPLREMKDAASFFKLLGKSKEGVEVPDTLRWDGRTDSGEIAPDGKYSFVIRAEDDNKNKSESQVYTAYVDKTPPALTFNKPQNQEALIFSPDGDGNKDIFVFDNTGSNEDLWTASISDAQGKVVKKIEVKNNELSPLSWDGKDDSGIFVPDGVYSYKIESIDRAKNKTVSSLSNIIVDTYKPSININIDKNAFSPVSSSNNKISFIPSIPITKGLEKWKIEVKNQTGATVKTYTGSPSKIETKSFDGKDETGKLLPEGSYKAFISARYINGHKPSTQTPSFTLDITPPKAEASTNQKLFSPDGDGELDSIIFTHKEEKPGLWTAEIYRASSGNAISGTPIFTSSLGDKLPPQFEWNGRKSDGSFAEDGKYIYVLRGIDEAQNEALSNTVLVELNTEKANIILQSNYTAFSPNNDGVKDSMEFYPVVKSKTAVSSFTLNIKDSKGKLVKTYKGNTPPKKITWNGELDKISSSEKNGTASDGVPDGIYSAEFEVELANKNKAKSIISSITIDTVYPEIQISAPYLAFSPVEGNNKPNLPIDQISSSEKEWVGRFVDSKNKTVKTLKWKDKADNFIWAADDDTGNKSADEKYTYIVEAEDEAGNKTVQKLEGIIVDRRQAKGYITAEHKVFSPTGNGIKDVQNISVLTNIDAEIDNWNIQISDVESGKVFAEWTSKKDGTLPKKLMWDGNSGNSKAPDGRYMATMYIEYKKGDIVTAFTEDFILSTQAPKIGVSTRPKYFSPDNDGTDDDLYISLKADSKAGIENWKFEITEPEENGGKLFWKTGGKEKITNELIWDGRSLSGETVQSATDYPFTFTVTDKVGLTSVYRGYIPVDILVIRDGDKLKIAVPSIIFRANAADFNGLDKAIVDKNNNILKRIAVILNKFPEYQVQVEGHANTTTGSEKEETTALLPLSKQRAEAVRQFLIKEGVRSSRLSSVGMGSSKPVASLNDRDNWWKNRRVEFILIKQ, from the coding sequence ATGATTTTGTTTAAATTCGGTTTAAAAGCGAAAGTTTTTTTTGTTTTATGCTTTTTTATGATAGGATCGGCAGTTTTTGCCTATGATCCCATGCCCGGAGGGGAAGAAAAGCCCGCGCTGCAATCCCCCTCAGTTGCCGGAGGACAGACCTCTGTTACAGGCGGACCTTTCGGGGACACTGTGCCGGGCAGTCTTGCCGTAAACCCTGCTTTGGGCGGGGCAGAACAAAGGCCTATTCTCGATGTTTCCTATTTTTTACTTGCAGGCCTCAGCAAAGAAAAAGGTGTCGGCCATGCAGCCAATGCAGGAGTCCTCTACCCCTTTAGATGGGGAAACCTTGCAGGAAGCCTTCACTTTTTAAATTCGGAATTTGATTCCTTAAAACTTGGAACGATGGGAGGCTTGCGCTTTTCATATTCAAAAGATTTAACCGATAAACTTTTAGTAGGAGCCGGAGCCTATGCCGACTTTGGAAAGGACTGGGGACTCGGGCTCGATATCGGGGCTCTTTATATGTTCGGAGACCTCGGATTTTTAAAAAACTCTAAGCTGGGCGTTTCGATAACGGGACTCGGCAAAACCTATAACCCAAAGTCAACAGGCATAAAGGGCGGAGCTTCAAGCGGCAGCCCTGCAATACTCACTCCGAGGGTAGGCTTTGCTTCAACCTTGGTAGATATTGACGGCTTCCAACTCGGAATGCACGCAGACCTCTCGGCTCCCTTTTTCCAAAATCTTATTTTTAATACGGGACTTCACATGCTCATGGCCGATATGATATCCTTTAAAACAGGCTTTGTCATCAACACGGTCGAAGCAATTTATAAAAAACAAACATTTATCCCATCCTTAAACATAGGAGTAAATATAAAAATTAAATCTAAAGGATCAAATGATTCATTTTTAAAGAAAAACGGCTGGGAAGAAAACGAAATCCGTCCCGAGTTTGCAGCAAAACCATTCCATAACGGAATTTGGGCCTTAGGCGGAGGTGTAAATATTCACTTCGGGGTAAAGGACAACGAAGGGCCTAAAATCCAAGCCGAAATGCCCGAAAACGGCACACTGTACTTTTCTCCCAATAATGACGGAGAAAACGATGCAATGGAAATCCCCCTAAAAATTACCGACAAAAGATATATAACGGCTTGGAGCTGCGAAATAAAGGATGAAAAAGGAAACACCGTCCGCACAATTTCGAACAAAACTCCTTTACGCGAAATGAAAGACGCAGCTTCGTTTTTTAAGCTATTAGGAAAATCCAAAGAAGGCGTTGAAGTGCCCGATACCCTTCGTTGGGACGGACGCACCGATTCGGGAGAAATAGCCCCCGACGGAAAATACAGCTTTGTAATAAGAGCCGAAGACGACAATAAAAATAAATCGGAATCTCAAGTTTACACAGCCTATGTGGATAAAACACCTCCCGCTCTTACATTTAATAAACCTCAAAACCAAGAAGCCCTCATCTTCAGTCCTGACGGGGACGGAAACAAAGACATCTTTGTTTTCGACAATACGGGTTCAAATGAAGACCTTTGGACGGCAAGCATAAGCGATGCCCAAGGCAAGGTCGTAAAAAAAATAGAGGTTAAAAATAATGAACTTTCTCCTTTAAGCTGGGACGGAAAAGACGATTCGGGTATTTTTGTACCTGACGGAGTTTACAGCTATAAAATCGAGTCTATCGACAGGGCAAAAAATAAAACAGTATCAAGCCTTTCAAACATCATTGTAGATACCTACAAGCCCTCGATCAACATAAATATAGATAAAAACGCCTTTTCGCCGGTAAGCAGCTCAAACAATAAGATAAGCTTTATTCCTTCAATTCCTATTACCAAGGGGCTTGAAAAATGGAAGATTGAAGTAAAAAATCAAACAGGTGCAACCGTAAAAACATATACGGGAAGCCCCTCAAAAATAGAAACCAAAAGTTTTGACGGAAAGGACGAAACTGGAAAGCTCTTACCTGAGGGTTCATACAAGGCCTTTATTTCCGCAAGGTATATAAACGGACATAAGCCTTCAACTCAAACACCCTCTTTTACCTTGGACATTACACCGCCCAAGGCTGAAGCAAGTACAAACCAAAAACTATTTTCTCCCGACGGCGACGGAGAACTGGACAGCATTATCTTTACCCACAAGGAAGAAAAACCCGGCTTATGGACGGCGGAAATCTATAGGGCCTCAAGCGGAAATGCAATCAGCGGTACGCCTATTTTTACAAGCAGCCTTGGGGACAAGCTGCCTCCTCAATTTGAATGGAACGGAAGAAAGTCCGACGGCAGCTTTGCCGAAGACGGTAAGTACATCTATGTATTAAGGGGAATTGATGAGGCTCAAAACGAAGCCCTATCGAATACCGTGCTTGTAGAGCTCAACACCGAAAAAGCGAATATCATTCTCCAATCAAATTATACGGCCTTTTCTCCCAATAATGACGGGGTAAAGGACAGCATGGAATTCTATCCTGTCGTAAAATCAAAAACGGCTGTCAGCTCATTTACTCTTAACATTAAGGACTCGAAGGGCAAGCTTGTTAAGACCTACAAGGGCAACACTCCTCCAAAGAAAATAACTTGGAACGGAGAACTTGATAAAATTTCCTCTTCGGAAAAAAATGGAACAGCCTCTGACGGCGTTCCTGACGGAATATACTCTGCGGAATTTGAAGTAGAGCTTGCAAACAAAAATAAGGCAAAATCAATTATTTCATCGATAACGATAGATACCGTTTATCCTGAAATTCAAATTTCCGCTCCCTATCTGGCCTTTTCTCCTGTTGAAGGAAACAACAAGCCCAACCTTCCTATAGATCAAATATCTTCTTCCGAAAAAGAATGGGTAGGACGCTTTGTCGATTCCAAAAACAAAACGGTAAAAACCTTAAAATGGAAAGATAAGGCCGATAATTTTATCTGGGCAGCAGATGACGATACGGGCAATAAGTCAGCAGATGAAAAGTATACCTACATTGTCGAGGCTGAAGATGAGGCAGGAAACAAAACCGTTCAAAAACTTGAAGGCATCATCGTAGACCGCCGTCAAGCCAAGGGCTATATAACCGCCGAACACAAGGTATTTTCTCCTACAGGTAACGGGATAAAGGATGTTCAAAATATTTCGGTACTTACAAACATTGATGCCGAAATAGATAACTGGAATATTCAGATTTCGGATGTAGAAAGCGGCAAGGTTTTTGCCGAATGGACTTCCAAAAAGGACGGAACTCTGCCTAAAAAACTTATGTGGGACGGCAATAGCGGAAACTCTAAGGCTCCCGACGGCAGGTATATGGCAACCATGTACATAGAGTACAAAAAAGGAGATATCGTAACGGCCTTTACGGAAGACTTTATCCTTTCAACTCAGGCGCCTAAGATCGGAGTCAGCACAAGGCCTAAATATTTCAGCCCCGATAATGACGGCACCGATGATGACCTCTACATAAGCCTAAAAGCCGATTCAAAGGCCGGCATCGAAAACTGGAAGTTTGAAATTACCGAACCGGAAGAAAACGGCGGAAAGCTTTTCTGGAAAACCGGCGGAAAAGAAAAGATAACTAATGAACTCATCTGGGACGGACGCTCTCTTTCAGGAGAAACGGTACAGTCGGCAACGGATTATCCTTTTACCTTTACGGTAACCGACAAGGTAGGCCTTACCTCGGTTTACAGGGGCTACATTCCGGTAGATATCCTTGTTATTAGGGACGGGGATAAACTTAAAATAGCCGTACCTTCGATTATATTTAGGGCAAATGCAGCCGACTTTAATGGGCTCGATAAGGCTATTGTCGATAAGAACAATAATATCTTAAAGCGTATTGCCGTTATCCTCAATAAATTTCCGGAATATCAGGTTCAGGTTGAAGGACATGCCAATACTACGACAGGTTCCGAAAAAGAAGAAACGACAGCCCTCCTCCCACTATCAAAACAAAGAGCAGAGGCTGTCCGCCAATTCCTTATAAAAGAAGGCGTTAGAAGTTCCCGTCTTTCTTCGGTCGGAATGGGAAGCTCCAAGCCCGTTGCCTCTCTTAATGACAGGGACAACTGGTGGAAAAACCGCCGAGTAGAATTTATTTTGATTAAGCAGTAA
- a CDS encoding DUF7336 domain-containing protein — protein sequence MKEINEVFILTHIHEFEDMRADIKLIGIYSSKAAAMITITKYKNLQGFRDSPDNFVISKYILNESYPMEECIRFSL from the coding sequence ATGAAAGAAATTAACGAAGTGTTTATATTAACTCATATACATGAATTTGAAGATATGAGAGCAGATATAAAATTAATAGGAATATATTCATCTAAAGCTGCTGCAATGATAACCATTACAAAATATAAAAACTTGCAAGGCTTTAGAGATTCCCCTGATAATTTTGTTATTTCAAAATACATTTTGAATGAAAGCTATCCTATGGAAGAATGTATTAGATTTTCTTTATGA
- a CDS encoding capsule assembly Wzi family protein — translation MKTIRKYRQAFLLGTTFCMLFFALTFPCGAQEAGGTLSEYQAADNSDDEEFTDDLEDDNGKPVFTVSGKLETAHGLRWNKGAEYSLSRSIAQIKGEVLAGSAYAFLSASAEYNYRNPARTGFKLNEAYFRYSGEIWDLSFGRQLINWGQADGFSLTDVLSAKDSSAFLALSSDDTKLASDSIRLRFFHDIFTFEAVAVPFFTPNKLPRFGFEDGAKDDLYYIDTPATYDTKTPLGSIPIKYTKTESAKPKMFTDTEAAARLSFFLPGIDFSVSGFYGWDKNPRFVKSGYAKKGLFNPAAPFGPLNPYVPKELHTNLNEEYYRIGMAGIDAAIPAGDITIRLETAYIGGRYFEPKNLLTEKSINDLKIQTPDDVTLEFNSAIKKHQLLALAGLDWIKNSWTLSAQYFEDLILNHKDDIERPMHKGFVSLNISKTFLRDTLKVSASGAVDINYGSTFSTYAVDYSLTDNMHVILGGDLYTKGYDGKGDFAQLNKISSIWVKGRFNW, via the coding sequence ATGAAAACGATACGAAAATACAGACAAGCGTTCTTGTTAGGTACTACATTCTGTATGTTATTTTTTGCATTAACATTTCCGTGCGGTGCACAGGAAGCAGGAGGAACATTATCCGAATATCAAGCAGCCGATAATTCAGATGATGAAGAATTTACTGATGATTTGGAAGATGACAACGGAAAACCGGTATTTACGGTAAGCGGAAAACTGGAAACAGCCCACGGTCTTAGATGGAACAAAGGAGCCGAGTACAGTCTGTCCCGTTCTATTGCTCAAATAAAAGGAGAAGTTCTTGCAGGTTCGGCCTATGCCTTTCTTTCAGCCTCGGCAGAATACAATTACCGCAATCCCGCACGCACGGGCTTTAAACTTAATGAAGCCTATTTCCGCTATTCGGGTGAGATTTGGGATTTAAGTTTCGGAAGACAGCTCATCAACTGGGGACAGGCAGACGGCTTTTCCCTTACCGATGTGCTGAGTGCAAAAGATTCTTCCGCCTTTTTAGCCCTTTCTTCCGATGATACAAAACTCGCGTCAGACAGTATCCGCTTAAGATTTTTCCACGATATTTTTACATTTGAAGCGGTCGCCGTTCCGTTTTTTACACCGAACAAACTGCCGCGTTTCGGCTTTGAAGACGGTGCAAAGGATGACTTATACTATATCGATACGCCGGCCACCTACGATACCAAGACACCGCTTGGCTCAATTCCAATTAAGTACACAAAAACCGAAAGCGCTAAACCCAAGATGTTTACCGACACGGAAGCTGCCGCTCGCCTTTCTTTCTTTTTACCCGGCATAGATTTTTCAGTTTCCGGTTTTTACGGCTGGGATAAAAACCCTCGCTTTGTAAAAAGCGGCTATGCGAAAAAAGGGCTTTTTAATCCTGCCGCTCCGTTCGGACCTCTTAATCCATATGTACCAAAAGAACTACACACCAATTTAAACGAAGAATATTACCGTATCGGAATGGCCGGTATTGACGCAGCGATTCCTGCAGGAGATATAACGATCAGGCTTGAGACCGCTTATATCGGAGGACGGTATTTTGAACCGAAGAATTTGCTTACAGAAAAGTCTATCAATGATTTAAAAATACAGACACCTGATGATGTTACGCTTGAGTTTAATTCAGCAATTAAAAAACACCAGCTATTGGCACTCGCAGGCCTTGATTGGATTAAGAATTCTTGGACACTTAGTGCACAGTATTTTGAAGATCTAATTTTAAACCATAAGGACGATATAGAAAGGCCTATGCACAAGGGTTTTGTCAGCCTCAATATAAGCAAAACATTTTTGCGGGACACGCTCAAAGTCTCTGCAAGCGGAGCAGTCGATATAAACTACGGCAGTACATTCAGTACTTATGCGGTTGACTATTCCCTTACCGACAACATGCATGTAATTTTGGGCGGAGACCTTTACACCAAAGGCTATGACGGCAAAGGAGACTTTGCACAATTAAACAAGATAAGTTCTATATGGGTTAAGGGACGATTTAACTGGTAA
- a CDS encoding TatD family hydrolase, protein MFSDSHAHFFMIFKRNEGDASFLHTMMERKFRFAMDIGTQPGDLKERQKFVSDVFDGKIQGQETVHLPERFPDFMHFAAGLWPHAESIAEPEKALAALKADIGTLFLQKAEAEKTNPKKPFYCGLGECGLDRYWNGPAAEKRGADLNSEERGTTDIEGEEFLFKEQLKIAKEKNLSVIVHSRDAYEDTLKCIDEVGHHKGIIHCYSYGLKEAYSFLERGWYISFPGNITYAKKQADRDRIAELVRAIPADKLLLETDAPYLAPVPFRGKINTPLLIEYTYAAVSEILGKSMEALAEQIYQNCCSCFLVR, encoded by the coding sequence ATGTTTTCCGACTCTCATGCACATTTTTTTATGATTTTTAAACGAAATGAAGGCGATGCTTCATTTTTACATACAATGATGGAACGCAAATTCAGGTTTGCCATGGATATAGGTACTCAACCGGGAGATTTAAAAGAAAGACAAAAATTTGTTTCGGATGTTTTTGACGGAAAAATACAAGGGCAAGAGACCGTTCATTTGCCTGAGCGTTTCCCCGATTTTATGCATTTTGCGGCGGGACTTTGGCCCCATGCCGAAAGCATTGCCGAGCCTGAAAAGGCTCTTGCAGCCCTAAAAGCCGATATCGGTACTCTTTTTTTACAAAAAGCCGAAGCGGAAAAGACTAATCCGAAAAAGCCCTTTTATTGCGGCCTTGGAGAATGCGGGCTTGACCGTTACTGGAACGGCCCTGCTGCCGAAAAAAGGGGAGCGGATTTAAATTCTGAAGAAAGAGGAACAACCGATATAGAAGGGGAGGAGTTTCTTTTTAAAGAGCAATTAAAAATCGCAAAAGAAAAAAATCTTTCGGTGATAGTTCATTCTCGGGATGCTTATGAAGATACCCTAAAATGTATTGATGAGGTAGGCCATCACAAGGGGATAATTCACTGCTATTCTTACGGGCTTAAAGAGGCTTATTCCTTTTTGGAGAGGGGCTGGTATATTTCCTTTCCCGGGAATATAACCTACGCGAAAAAGCAGGCCGATAGGGATAGGATTGCAGAGCTTGTAAGGGCGATTCCTGCCGATAAGCTCCTGCTTGAAACTGATGCCCCGTATTTAGCCCCTGTTCCTTTTAGAGGAAAGATAAATACTCCTCTTTTAATAGAATACACCTATGCCGCAGTTTCCGAGATTTTAGGTAAATCCATGGAAGCATTGGCGGAACAAATTTATCAAAACTGCTGTTCTTGTTTTTTGGTAAGGTAG
- a CDS encoding DUF7336 domain-containing protein → MMTHVFLLSYEIPINEEDSEVKIIGVYSALENAEKALLEYQKCDKFKDYSERFYIGKWKLNMGFWSDGYVTVTL, encoded by the coding sequence ATGATGACACATGTATTTTTATTGTCCTATGAGATACCGATCAATGAAGAAGATAGCGAGGTAAAAATAATAGGTGTATATTCAGCATTGGAAAATGCAGAAAAAGCATTATTGGAATATCAAAAATGTGATAAGTTTAAAGATTATTCGGAAAGATTTTATATTGGCAAGTGGAAATTGAATATGGGCTTTTGGTCAGATGGATATGTAACTGTAACTTTATAG
- a CDS encoding DMT family transporter translates to MDAAASAFIFGLMPLFTKILFDLGLNPIGSGFYRMSLSLIFIFVYSKFSKIDMKLNKEDFFVLLYSSIFFALTSITLFASYKYINSGAATSIHFLYPVIIFIFSAFILKQRPSISEIICISCAVLGLFFLGDFKDVSSTRGVIYAGVSAFTYSFYSFSLEKTKKINLVKVLFYVNLFGSFMIFIFSLFLPEKISFNFSLPQFGLLILYSCILTIGATFLYQKAVAKIGAKYTSILSTLEPVTSLAVSLLFLKESMTYIQVLAVCMIVFAAFVLIKLKKA, encoded by the coding sequence ATAGATGCTGCGGCTTCAGCCTTTATTTTTGGGCTCATGCCGCTTTTTACAAAGATTTTATTCGATTTAGGTTTAAATCCTATAGGCTCCGGTTTTTACAGGATGTCTTTGTCCTTGATTTTTATCTTTGTTTATTCAAAATTTTCAAAAATTGATATGAAATTAAATAAAGAAGATTTTTTTGTTCTTTTATATTCTTCTATATTTTTTGCTCTTACAAGTATAACCTTATTTGCCTCATACAAATATATAAATTCGGGAGCCGCAACCTCCATACATTTTTTATATCCCGTAATAATTTTTATTTTTTCTGCCTTTATTTTAAAACAAAGGCCTTCAATATCTGAAATTATATGTATAAGTTGTGCGGTATTAGGCTTATTTTTTCTCGGCGATTTTAAAGATGTTTCAAGTACAAGAGGTGTTATCTATGCCGGTGTTTCTGCTTTTACTTACAGTTTTTATTCATTTAGTTTGGAGAAGACTAAAAAGATTAATCTTGTGAAAGTATTGTTTTATGTAAACTTATTCGGCAGTTTTATGATCTTTATTTTTTCTCTTTTTTTGCCGGAAAAAATTTCATTTAATTTTAGTCTTCCCCAGTTTGGCCTTCTTATTTTGTATTCCTGCATTTTAACTATAGGAGCAACTTTTTTATATCAAAAAGCCGTCGCTAAGATAGGGGCAAAATACACTTCAATTTTGAGCACCTTAGAGCCGGTTACAAGCCTTGCGGTCAGCCTTTTATTTTTAAAAGAAAGCATGACATACATCCAAGTTCTTGCTGTCTGCATGATTGTTTTTGCTGCATTTGTGCTTATTAAGCTAAAAAAAGCCTAA
- a CDS encoding omptin family outer membrane protease — protein MSGFDRRIIIFIFLFISAHFISSEEGKTSFSFSASPSLIAGSGFEYVFSSDSHIRSKLDWPLLPAGGFTAGTEFKLKNGLYFSFVSSFIIPAYSGRMFDYDYLNPYDSSMLTHFSEHKAYVKKGLDLNLNIGFMKLLVAYKTPSDKKIKIYCSPSIGIRYILNAWDAVDGYTKYPPDTNPPSPVLPDTPTISVAGLGIRYKQSFILPSVGVLFRFELPRAWKIDLSTQLCPSVIGFAEDFHYKREDGGLKFVDVFKKKNLSFYLYLSAEKRLSKHFSFFSSIDYTSITAYHGKLFAYYLKSGILKSSSSTGSVGAALYSTRINLGFTFHIIK, from the coding sequence ATGAGCGGTTTTGACAGGCGGATCATTATCTTTATTTTTCTTTTTATAAGTGCTCACTTTATATCATCCGAAGAAGGAAAAACTTCATTTAGTTTTTCTGCTTCTCCGTCTCTTATAGCCGGATCGGGATTCGAGTATGTCTTTAGCAGTGACTCACATATTAGAAGCAAACTTGATTGGCCTCTGCTGCCTGCAGGGGGCTTTACTGCCGGTACCGAATTTAAGCTTAAAAACGGACTGTACTTTTCTTTTGTTTCTTCATTTATAATACCTGCTTATTCGGGTAGAATGTTTGACTACGATTATTTGAATCCCTATGATTCTTCAATGCTGACTCATTTTTCGGAGCATAAGGCTTATGTTAAAAAAGGCTTGGATTTAAATTTAAATATCGGCTTTATGAAGCTTCTTGTTGCATATAAAACCCCTTCAGATAAGAAAATAAAAATATACTGTTCGCCATCCATAGGCATAAGGTATATTTTAAATGCATGGGATGCCGTGGACGGTTACACAAAGTATCCTCCCGATACAAATCCTCCAAGTCCGGTTTTACCGGATACTCCTACCATTTCCGTTGCAGGACTTGGGATAAGGTATAAACAAAGCTTTATTTTGCCAAGTGTAGGAGTTCTATTTAGATTTGAGCTTCCAAGGGCGTGGAAGATTGATTTATCTACTCAACTTTGCCCGAGTGTTATTGGTTTTGCAGAAGATTTCCATTATAAAAGAGAGGATGGCGGCTTAAAATTTGTAGATGTTTTTAAAAAGAAAAATCTGTCTTTTTATTTATATCTTTCAGCAGAAAAAAGACTTTCAAAGCATTTTTCTTTTTTTTCTTCCATTGACTACACCTCGATTACGGCCTACCATGGAAAACTTTTTGCTTATTATTTAAAATCAGGAATATTAAAAAGCAGCTCATCTACCGGTTCGGTTGGCGCTGCCTTATATTCTACCCGTATCAATTTAGGCTTTACCTTTCATATAATAAAATAG